A genomic segment from Spinacia oleracea cultivar Varoflay chromosome 3, BTI_SOV_V1, whole genome shotgun sequence encodes:
- the LOC110790302 gene encoding probable polygalacturonase, whose protein sequence is MEDEKPLLGAIFNTGIIIRRPTWAFLLLFFTAFAVFTLPFTTKTFSSPPSPSSLPLPSNSESRLDSESCSSFFTDGPPRKYVVSITEFGGVGDGETSNTDAFRKAIGYLKRFENKGGSQLNVPQGRWVTGSFNLTSNFTLFLEEGAVILGSQDPKEWPIIEPLPSYGRGRERLGPRHISLVHGNSISNVVITGRNGTIDGQGKMWWDLWWNRTLEHTRGHLLELVNSHNILIYNLTFRNSPFWTIHPVYCRNVVVRKMTILAPLKAPNTDGIDPDSSTEVCIEDCYIESGDDLVAVKSGWDQFGIAMARPSSNIIVRRISGTTPTCSGVGIGSEMSGGIFNITIDDIHVWNSAAGVRIKTDVGRGGYIADIRISNLRLERVKIPIKFSRGANDHPDEKWDRKAIPKVGKVFISNIVSLNSMRAPEILGIEGSPYEGICMRNVNISGLPASATWHCEHVSGFARDVFPPPCPQLRVDSKSSSSSSSSSSSSCEFS, encoded by the exons ATGGAAGATGAAAAGCCATTACTGGGTGCAATTTTCAACACCGGTATTATAATCCGGCGACCAACATGGGCCTTTCTTTTGCTGTTTTTCACAGCTTTTGCCGTTTTTACCCTCCCTTTCACTACCAAAACGTTTTCTTctcctccttctccttcttcatTGCCCCTCCCCAGTAACTCCGAGTCCCGACTCGATTCGGAATCCTGCTCCAGCTTCTTCACGGATGGCCCACCAAGGAAGTACGTGGTTTCGATCACCGAGTTCGGAGGTGTCGGCGATGGCGAAACTTCCAACACCGACGCGTTCCGAAAAGCGATTGGGTATTTGAAACGTTTTGAGAATAAAGGTGGATCCCAGCTTAATGTTCCTCAAGGAAGATGGGTCACAGGAAGCTTCAATCTTACCAGCAATTTCACACTTTTTCTGGAAGAGGGTGCTGTTATTTTGGGCTCTCAG GACCCAAAGGAGTGGCCAATAATTGAGCCTTTGCCGTCTTATGGAAGAGGAAGAGAGAGATTAGGTCCCAGACATATTAGTCTCGTCCACGGGAACTCCATCAGCAATGTTGTCATTACAG GACGGAATGGGACAATTGATGGACAAGGGAAAATGTGGTGGGATTTATGGTGGAACAGAACACTGGAGCATACCAGAGGCCATCTTTTGGAGCTTGTTAATTCTCACAATATCCTAATTTACAATCTCACATTTCGAAATTCGCCATTTTGGACCATTCATCCTGTGTATTGCAG GAATGTTGTAGTCAGGAAGATGACAATACTGGCTCCTCTAAAAGCCCCAAATACAGATGGTATAGACCCAG ATTCAAGCACGGAAGTGTGCATTGAAGATTGTTACATTGAGAGTGGGGATGATCTTGTGGCTGTGAAGAGTGGGTGGGATCAATTTGGCATTGCCATGGCACGTCCCAGCTCAAACATAATTGTGAGAAGAATTTCTGGCACAACTCCGACATGCTCTGGTGTTGGAATAGGTAGTGAGATGTCTGGtggaatattcaacataaccATAGACGATATTCATGTCTGGAATTCAGCAGCTGGGGTCCGGATTAAAACCGATGTGGGCCGAGGAGGATACATAGCGGATATCAGAATATCAAACCTAAGGCTAGAAAGAGTAAAAATACCCATTAAATTCAGTAGGGGTGCTAATGATCACCCTGATGAGAAGTGGGACCGAAAGGCCATTCCCAAAGTTGGAAAGGTGTTTATAAGCAATATAGTTAGCTTGAATTCGATGAGAGCTCCTGAAATACTTGGTATCGAGGGATCTCCCTACGAAGGTATTTGCATGAGAAACGTAAATATTTCAGGACTACCCGCATCAGCTACATGGCATTGTGAACATGTTTCAGGTTTTGCAAGAGACGTGTTTCCACCTCCATGTCCTCAGTTACGTGTTGATAgtaaatcatcatcatcatcatcatcatcatcatcatcatcatgtgAGTTCTCATGA
- the LOC110790301 gene encoding probable gamma-secretase subunit PEN-2 yields MERSGEEGSSSSSPSTSTLLPLQNPNISANTSAIRRPRWPTIDGPLGLSEEDSVTYARRFYKFGFLLLPWLWAVNCFYFWPVLRHSHSFPSIRRYVVGSAIGCSIATILLSSWALTFSIGGERLFGPVWNKLVMYNVADQLGLTGWM; encoded by the exons atggagagatCAGGGGAAGAGGGTTCTTCTTCATCATCACCTTCAACCTCAACCCTTCTCCCTCTACAAAATCCCAATATCTCCGCTAACACATCGGCAATTAGGAGACCTCGTTGGCCGACGATCGACGGACCACTTGGACTTTCAGAGGAAGACTCGGTTACATATGCTCGCCGCTTTTACAAGTTTGGATTTTTGCTTCTTCCTTGGCTTTGGGCTGTCAATTGCTTCTACTTTTGGCCTGTCCTTCGTCACTCTCACTCCTTCCCTTCAATCCGACGCT ATGTTGTTGGATCAGCTATAGGGTGCTCTATTGCCACTATCCTGCTGTCTTCATGGGCATTAACATTTTCTATTGGAGGGGAGCGCCTTTTTGGCCCGGTTTGGAACAAGCTTGTTATGTACAATGTTGCTGATCAGTTAGGTCTAACAGGTTGGATGTAG
- the LOC110790303 gene encoding photosystem I reaction center subunit N, chloroplastic — protein sequence MASMNSSVLACSYAMSGAGGLELSSKASSVSCVAPSSLGGSEKLTMIKAQAQNSQQDKAVEGRRAALFGLAAALVATSFSSNANAGVIDEYLEKSKANKELNDRKRLATSGANFARANTVQFGTCNFPLNFTGCQDLAKQKKVPFISEDIELECEGKDKFKCGSNVFWKW from the exons ATGGCTTCAATGAACTCTAGTGTTCTAGCATGCAGCTATGCTATGTCTGGGGCAGGAGGCTTAGAGCTCAGCTCAAAGGCATCTTCAGTGTCTTGTGTGGCACCATCATCTTTGGGTGGCAGTGAGAAGCTTACCATGATCAAGGCACAAGCCCAAAACTCTCAACAAGACAAGGCTGTCGAAGGACGAAGAGCTGCCCTTTTTGGCTTGGCTGCTGCCCTTGTTGCCACTTCCTTCTCTTCCAATGCTAATGCTGGAGTCATTGATGAATACCTTGAGAAGAGCAAAGCTAACAAg GAACTGAATGACAGGAAGAGGTTAGCAACAAGTGGCGCCAACTTTGCAAGGGCAAACACTGTACAATTCGGAACCTGCAATTTCCCACTGAATTTCACAGGCTGCCAAGATCTTGCCAAGCAAAAG AAAGTACCCTTCATCTCTGAAGATATAGAGCTGGAATGTGAAGGCAAGGACAAATTCAAGTGCGGTTCAAATGTTTTCTGGAAATGGTGA